One segment of Fructilactobacillus hinvesii DNA contains the following:
- a CDS encoding MFS transporter, translated as MAKRSNGVEKIKRFRLSDLVRGTYSPMMRFSLLSVSLVLASALSVSAAVPQWQKAFPGHSYSAIEIIATMPSLAVIIMLLLSNWVAKYMKPKRTVIVGLLISGVFGMIPLIATNYYVVLISRFCFGIGLGLINGLAVSLIGTFFEGKLKDRLMGYRSGFEMLGNAICAYIAGALLVDYGWHSSFLVYAIAFPVAILFYYFVPEPKEEPKMEVSKRAPRLNPDVVFWTMLLAAYQITYVGATVRLSSFIEHAHLGTIAQSAMIISIAPFFGLMGGIVFGNALTAFRKFMLPLALLATGISQIIVGLAHGFFTAALGMFLITMLDTMVVTYILNVAADIAPKGTLNVTTSILLIGSNIGIFLAPVVLGGINQVFSSDSPRLSFWVSGIALLVMGGVGIYDLLFIRHKLFR; from the coding sequence ATGGCAAAAAGAAGCAATGGCGTGGAAAAAATCAAACGATTCAGACTTTCTGATCTGGTACGGGGGACCTATTCGCCGATGATGCGGTTTTCCCTGTTATCAGTTTCCCTGGTTTTGGCTAGTGCCCTTTCGGTTTCAGCGGCCGTTCCGCAGTGGCAAAAGGCCTTTCCGGGGCATTCGTATTCGGCGATTGAAATTATCGCCACCATGCCCTCGTTAGCAGTTATTATCATGTTACTGTTGAGTAATTGGGTCGCTAAATACATGAAGCCCAAACGGACGGTAATTGTTGGGTTACTTATTAGTGGGGTCTTTGGGATGATCCCCCTCATTGCCACGAATTACTACGTGGTGTTAATCTCTCGGTTTTGCTTTGGAATCGGATTAGGACTCATTAATGGGTTAGCTGTGAGTTTGATCGGAACCTTCTTTGAAGGAAAGCTAAAGGACCGGTTGATGGGTTATCGAAGTGGATTCGAAATGCTCGGAAACGCAATCTGTGCGTACATTGCCGGAGCGCTTCTGGTTGACTACGGTTGGCACAGTTCCTTTCTGGTTTACGCAATTGCCTTTCCGGTTGCCATTTTGTTTTACTACTTTGTTCCGGAACCAAAGGAAGAACCTAAAATGGAAGTTAGCAAGCGGGCACCCCGGCTTAATCCAGACGTGGTATTTTGGACGATGTTATTGGCTGCTTACCAGATAACGTACGTGGGGGCTACCGTTCGTTTGTCCTCATTCATCGAGCACGCCCACTTGGGGACAATTGCACAGTCGGCAATGATTATCAGTATTGCTCCGTTCTTTGGTCTGATGGGAGGGATCGTGTTTGGAAATGCACTAACTGCCTTTCGGAAGTTCATGCTGCCACTGGCGTTGCTTGCTACGGGAATTAGTCAGATCATCGTTGGCCTGGCCCACGGTTTCTTTACCGCGGCTTTAGGAATGTTCTTAATTACGATGTTAGATACCATGGTTGTAACTTACATTCTGAACGTAGCAGCTGACATTGCCCCGAAGGGAACTTTGAACGTGACGACTTCGATCCTCTTGATTGGGAGTAACATCGGAATCTTTCTGGCTCCCGTTGTCTTGGGGGGAATCAACCAAGTCTTTAGTTCAGACAGTCCCCGGTTATCATTCTGGGTTTCTGGAATTGCGCTGTTAGTCATGGGAGGCGTCGGAATTTACGACTTACTCTTCATTCGGCATAAGTTATTCCGCTAG
- a CDS encoding RluA family pseudouridine synthase, whose translation MQIQFPNQTDQPLSVKRLLTMAGVSNRLYQATKRASRSFAVNETVIAPTRLIAPGETLTVTFPPELSDPNVPPSKHSLAILFENEHWLVVNKPAGLTSVPGPSNRTDTLVNRVKGHLQAQGAVDLRPHVITRLDRFTSGVVLVAKHRLATGYADQLLAQHHLHKQYQAVVSGYLDQDHGIVRFPIGRVGDQIARKVTPAGQAAETEYWVEHRFSAATRVRVQLHTGRTHQIRVHFAHLGHPLLGDELYGGPLNQGIKRQALHAEQLAFLDPFSNERLEFNAPLPADMLKYE comes from the coding sequence ATGCAAATTCAATTTCCAAATCAAACGGACCAACCGCTGTCTGTCAAACGGTTGTTAACGATGGCCGGAGTTAGTAACCGCTTGTATCAAGCAACCAAACGAGCCTCCCGGAGCTTTGCGGTTAATGAAACTGTGATTGCGCCCACGCGCTTGATTGCCCCTGGAGAAACGCTCACTGTAACCTTCCCACCCGAACTCAGTGATCCCAACGTTCCACCAAGCAAGCATTCCCTGGCCATTCTCTTTGAAAATGAGCACTGGTTGGTGGTGAACAAGCCCGCCGGATTGACCAGCGTTCCGGGACCAAGTAACCGTACCGACACCTTGGTTAACCGGGTGAAGGGGCACCTCCAGGCTCAAGGAGCGGTTGACTTACGTCCGCATGTCATTACCCGGTTAGATCGGTTTACCAGTGGGGTAGTGTTGGTAGCCAAACATCGGTTAGCCACGGGCTATGCCGATCAGTTACTAGCGCAACACCACCTCCATAAGCAGTATCAAGCGGTCGTAAGTGGTTACTTAGACCAGGACCATGGAATCGTGCGGTTTCCGATTGGCCGCGTGGGAGATCAGATTGCCCGAAAAGTAACGCCTGCCGGCCAGGCAGCTGAAACGGAGTACTGGGTGGAACACCGCTTTTCCGCTGCGACTAGAGTACGAGTCCAGCTGCATACGGGGCGTACCCACCAAATTCGGGTTCATTTTGCGCACCTAGGCCATCCGTTATTGGGGGATGAACTGTACGGGGGACCGCTCAACCAAGGAATTAAGCGCCAGGCTTTACATGCGGAACAACTCGCGTTTCTAGATCCCTTTAGTAACGAACGGTTAGAATTTAACGCGCCCCTGCCGGCGGATATGCTAAAATATGAGTGA
- a CDS encoding nucleoside 2-deoxyribosyltransferase, with product MAQIYLAGPFFSDEQVARIEKIEAALTQNPTVQDFFSPRKNQETEHEQFTKPWATAIYHTDVSNIDAAEAVVAILDFEGEHVDSGTAFEIGYAVQKGTPVVVFHEKTGTVNLMIGESLHAYLKTPEEVSQYDFQAMPTNEYNGKFI from the coding sequence ATGGCACAAATTTATTTAGCAGGTCCCTTTTTTAGTGACGAACAAGTAGCTCGGATTGAAAAGATTGAAGCCGCTTTGACCCAAAATCCGACGGTACAGGACTTCTTTTCTCCGCGAAAGAACCAGGAAACGGAACATGAACAGTTTACTAAGCCGTGGGCGACTGCAATCTATCATACGGACGTTAGTAACATTGATGCAGCGGAAGCGGTGGTGGCCATTCTTGATTTTGAAGGGGAACACGTGGATAGTGGAACCGCCTTTGAAATTGGGTATGCCGTTCAAAAGGGGACTCCGGTCGTGGTTTTTCATGAAAAGACGGGCACTGTCAATCTGATGATTGGAGAAAGTCTGCACGCCTACCTTAAAACACCGGAAGAAGTATCCCAGTATGACTTTCAGGCAATGCCCACTAACGAATACAACGGGAAGTTTATTTAA
- a CDS encoding cation diffusion facilitator family transporter codes for MHEHEEQLTGRRFLAVTLLNATITLLEFLGGLLSGSLSLLSDAAHNLGDSLSIIFSYGAHVLSKRKQTRVNTYGFKRAEILAALFNSLFLVILSVFLLMEAGTRLLHPEKIESGVMIWVAVISAVANLGSTMLLNRGAQHNLNLKATYLHLLSDALASVGIIVGGVVIMVSGWTFVDPLITILVALYIIYESWPVIKKTVLILMECAPQLDYAGINRDLLHIKGIKKVHHVHALMVDENSIVFSAHVNMDNMELDDVQAIYARINQVLKTKYNIDHVTIQPETTHGSDEAFFYDRDYDI; via the coding sequence ATGCATGAACACGAAGAACAATTAACGGGCCGGCGGTTTCTCGCGGTAACGTTATTAAATGCAACCATTACCCTGCTTGAATTTTTAGGGGGCTTATTGTCAGGAAGTTTATCGCTGTTATCGGATGCTGCCCATAACCTGGGTGACTCGCTTTCCATTATTTTTAGCTATGGAGCCCATGTTTTAAGCAAACGTAAGCAAACGCGGGTTAATACCTATGGATTTAAACGAGCGGAGATTCTTGCAGCACTATTTAATTCACTGTTTTTAGTGATTCTTTCGGTCTTTTTGCTGATGGAAGCTGGCACCCGTTTGTTGCACCCAGAAAAAATTGAGAGTGGCGTGATGATTTGGGTGGCAGTCATTAGTGCGGTTGCTAACTTAGGCTCAACCATGTTGTTAAACCGGGGGGCCCAACACAATTTGAACCTGAAGGCGACGTATCTGCACCTGCTAAGCGACGCCTTGGCCTCCGTGGGGATTATCGTTGGGGGCGTGGTGATCATGGTGTCTGGATGGACCTTTGTGGATCCGTTGATTACCATTTTGGTGGCTCTGTACATTATTTACGAAAGCTGGCCGGTGATCAAAAAGACGGTGCTGATCCTGATGGAGTGTGCCCCGCAGTTGGATTATGCCGGGATTAACCGGGACTTACTGCACATCAAGGGGATCAAAAAGGTGCACCACGTCCATGCCCTGATGGTGGATGAAAACAGTATTGTTTTTTCGGCTCACGTTAACATGGACAACATGGAATTAGATGATGTTCAAGCAATTTATGCACGGATTAACCAAGTGTTAAAAACTAAGTACAATATCGATCACGTGACAATTCAGCCAGAAACGACCCATGGTTCTGACGAAGCGTTCTTTTACGATCGTGATTATGACATTTAA
- a CDS encoding type I phosphomannose isomerase catalytic subunit, with translation MEMTEKLSAQPLFLAPVLQPKLWGGNGLHKYYPQLATAGMGEAWIASTYKKFQSQISSGPFKGQTLQAVWETHPELFGGHSTGADFPLLVKLLDAHENLSIQVHPDDDNARTLFHEPNGKTECWYILDVQPGARAYYGHRAQTRVELERAIQTQRLDDYLITRPVTPGEIIYVPGGTLHALGAGIVALEVEQNSDNTLRFYDFDRVNPKTREKRSLQIEEALSATRFPAQAPAATVTAPRIDSKQPGRTEILRSRYFHVAELASATEIRLQPQSQWSINVVIAGTGQLEVADHSYELTIGQTFVLPVRFPVARITGRLKLIQATVA, from the coding sequence ATGGAAATGACAGAAAAATTGTCAGCACAACCGTTATTTTTAGCTCCCGTTCTCCAGCCCAAGTTATGGGGTGGAAACGGATTACATAAGTACTACCCACAGCTTGCCACGGCTGGAATGGGTGAAGCCTGGATTGCATCGACATACAAAAAATTTCAGTCCCAAATTAGTTCCGGCCCCTTTAAAGGCCAGACGTTACAAGCAGTTTGGGAAACCCATCCTGAGTTGTTTGGCGGCCATTCAACCGGAGCAGACTTCCCGCTACTGGTTAAATTACTAGATGCTCATGAAAATCTTTCGATTCAGGTCCATCCAGACGACGATAATGCTCGGACTCTTTTTCATGAACCCAACGGAAAGACGGAGTGTTGGTACATATTAGACGTTCAACCCGGCGCTCGGGCATATTATGGGCACCGGGCTCAGACCCGGGTGGAGTTAGAACGTGCAATTCAAACCCAGCGCTTAGACGACTACTTAATCACCCGTCCAGTGACGCCCGGTGAGATTATTTACGTGCCCGGGGGAACGCTCCATGCCCTGGGCGCTGGCATTGTAGCGCTGGAAGTTGAACAGAATTCCGATAATACGCTCCGATTTTATGATTTTGACCGAGTTAACCCGAAGACCAGGGAAAAAAGGTCCTTACAGATTGAGGAGGCCCTTTCAGCCACCCGGTTTCCTGCCCAGGCGCCGGCTGCAACCGTGACGGCGCCACGAATTGACTCAAAACAACCGGGTCGCACTGAGATTTTACGGTCTCGGTATTTCCACGTGGCTGAATTAGCCAGTGCCACAGAAATTAGACTGCAACCCCAAAGTCAATGGTCGATTAACGTTGTGATTGCTGGTACGGGTCAGTTAGAGGTTGCGGACCACTCCTATGAGTTAACCATTGGGCAAACGTTTGTCCTACCAGTTAGATTTCCGGTGGCTCGGATAACCGGAAGGCTGAAACTAATTCAGGCCACCGTGGCTTAG
- a CDS encoding threonine/serine exporter family protein produces MKVVATVRKQEQPSKNSPAYSNKVVQTCLLAGKILIENGSELNRVSDTIKRIADNAGLKDLNAYVTITGLMISANDEAGAQIKEIEKRDFDLRRIAAVNKLSRRFAEKRLTINQFYRLLLKVEHIGLYYPFWLLMVSAAVLSGAITIVFNNDIPDFFITSLVGMLGWLIFREVSKRVHASFISEFVAAMAIGAMGIYSVKLGLGQSVDNIIIGSVMPLVPGVPITNAVRDLISGNLISGPARGIEALICACALGFGVSLALVWLG; encoded by the coding sequence ATGAAGGTGGTGGCAACGGTGCGTAAGCAGGAGCAACCCTCCAAGAATTCGCCCGCTTACAGTAACAAGGTCGTCCAAACGTGTTTGCTGGCGGGCAAAATTTTAATTGAAAATGGTTCGGAATTAAACCGAGTTTCTGACACAATCAAACGAATTGCTGATAATGCGGGGCTAAAGGATTTAAATGCCTACGTTACCATCACGGGATTGATGATTTCGGCTAATGATGAAGCTGGAGCTCAAATTAAAGAAATTGAAAAGCGAGACTTTGATCTACGCCGCATTGCAGCCGTCAACAAGCTGTCTCGTCGGTTTGCGGAAAAAAGACTGACCATTAACCAGTTTTACCGGCTTTTATTAAAGGTAGAACATATCGGCTTATACTATCCGTTCTGGCTATTGATGGTTTCCGCGGCGGTGCTCTCGGGAGCCATTACCATCGTTTTTAACAATGACATTCCCGATTTTTTTATTACTAGTTTGGTTGGAATGTTGGGCTGGCTGATTTTTCGCGAGGTTAGTAAGCGGGTGCACGCTAGTTTCATCAGTGAATTTGTAGCTGCGATGGCGATTGGCGCCATGGGGATTTATTCCGTCAAACTGGGACTCGGTCAAAGTGTTGATAATATTATCATTGGGTCAGTGATGCCACTGGTTCCGGGGGTTCCGATTACAAATGCCGTCCGGGATTTAATCTCTGGAAATCTGATTAGTGGTCCCGCCCGTGGGATTGAAGCCCTGATTTGTGCTTGTGCCCTGGGGTTTGGAGTTTCGTTAGCGTTAGTTTGGCTAGGGTAG
- a CDS encoding threonine/serine exporter family protein: MIHFLIVIGGVYIATIGFALLINVSPRALNLGGIVAVAGYLVYLAYQSLGGGYVGGNVFGAFTIGICGMMAARYKKMPVIVFNTPALVPLVPGGQAYQVMKYIAMNQPHMAFYYLIQVVMIAGSIAMGFLLSELFIQLFYYTRRQIIRKLDQM, encoded by the coding sequence TTGATACATTTTTTGATTGTAATTGGGGGCGTTTACATTGCCACAATTGGGTTTGCCCTCCTCATTAACGTTTCGCCCCGAGCACTTAATCTAGGTGGAATTGTTGCGGTTGCCGGATACCTGGTTTATTTGGCTTACCAAAGTCTGGGTGGCGGATACGTTGGCGGGAATGTGTTTGGCGCCTTTACCATCGGGATCTGCGGAATGATGGCCGCGCGGTATAAAAAAATGCCGGTGATTGTTTTTAACACACCAGCATTAGTGCCCCTAGTTCCGGGGGGCCAGGCTTATCAAGTCATGAAGTACATTGCGATGAATCAGCCGCACATGGCCTTTTACTACCTGATTCAGGTTGTGATGATTGCTGGTTCAATTGCAATGGGTTTCTTGCTTTCCGAACTTTTTATTCAGTTGTTTTACTATACGCGACGGCAAATTATCAGAAAGCTGGACCAGATGTAA
- a CDS encoding DUF1634 domain-containing protein, which produces MKQTKQPAASEMRSVEQTIGKILRWGVVVAAIIMILGLLLYLINGSLGVATNYHVKNFHEILFGILNGKPYAIMMAGIFALILTPVLRVVVSIYSFYREHDSLYVVITSLVLVILLTSFWLGIEFHL; this is translated from the coding sequence ATGAAACAAACCAAGCAACCAGCGGCCAGTGAAATGCGATCCGTCGAACAAACCATCGGTAAGATCTTACGGTGGGGGGTGGTCGTCGCTGCCATCATCATGATCCTCGGGTTACTGCTATACCTAATTAACGGGAGCCTCGGTGTCGCCACTAATTACCACGTCAAAAACTTCCATGAAATTTTATTCGGAATTTTAAATGGTAAGCCCTACGCCATTATGATGGCCGGCATTTTTGCCCTGATTTTGACGCCCGTTTTACGGGTCGTCGTTTCGATTTACTCGTTTTACCGGGAACATGATTCTCTGTACGTTGTCATTACTAGCCTCGTGCTCGTTATCCTTTTGACCAGTTTTTGGCTGGGAATCGAATTTCATTTATAA
- a CDS encoding sulfite exporter TauE/SafE family protein: MLNSIMLMLLVGVFVGILGSILGIGGGMIITPVLTLGMGLDIKYAIGASLIAVIATSSGATIAYLRDNVLNLRVAMFLEIATSVGAIVGALLTGVLNPIFLYILFGLLLFFSGANMVRKLWGKNSDQITHTDDKIAQDLRLNGSYYDKNLHKEIDYGVTNVPTGFGIMFGAGIASGLLGIGSGAFKVIAMDTFMKMPLKPSSSTSNLMMGVTAAASATIYFFNGSILPQIAVPLALGIIVGAAVGSRIMQMMPTRLMRIIFIPILLYLGLQMILKGFGVTI, from the coding sequence ATGCTCAATAGTATTATGCTGATGCTCCTGGTCGGCGTCTTCGTTGGAATCCTGGGATCCATTCTCGGGATTGGGGGCGGAATGATCATTACTCCCGTCTTGACCCTTGGAATGGGACTAGACATCAAATACGCAATCGGAGCCAGTCTCATTGCGGTGATTGCTACCAGTTCAGGAGCAACAATTGCCTACCTCCGCGACAACGTGTTAAACCTGCGGGTGGCAATGTTTTTAGAAATTGCCACCTCGGTGGGAGCAATCGTGGGTGCCCTACTAACCGGAGTCTTAAATCCGATTTTTCTCTACATTCTCTTTGGCCTGTTGCTCTTCTTTTCCGGTGCTAACATGGTCAGAAAGCTCTGGGGCAAGAATAGCGACCAAATCACCCACACCGATGATAAAATCGCACAGGACCTCCGGCTGAACGGATCTTACTACGACAAGAATCTGCACAAGGAGATTGACTACGGAGTTACCAACGTTCCGACCGGTTTTGGGATTATGTTTGGTGCGGGAATCGCGAGTGGATTACTCGGAATTGGTTCGGGAGCCTTTAAGGTCATCGCCATGGATACCTTCATGAAAATGCCGTTAAAACCATCCAGTTCGACCAGTAACCTCATGATGGGGGTCACGGCAGCTGCTAGTGCTACCATTTACTTCTTCAACGGTTCCATTTTACCCCAAATTGCGGTGCCATTAGCACTGGGCATTATCGTGGGGGCAGCAGTTGGTTCCCGAATTATGCAGATGATGCCCACCCGCTTGATGCGCATCATCTTCATTCCGATTCTCTTGTACCTGGGCTTACAAATGATTCTGAAAGGATTTGGGGTGACCATCTAA
- a CDS encoding phosphatase PAP2 family protein, whose protein sequence is MMIKRDPSRPYKLVIAGLLTLILAIAVKGNWGFINFLDTIGTGIVQHWNSNTMTSFFTIVSFIASPKLDVIWMVLLAFILWGCRAKVPAVFALCLLFGGDALGFIVKHIVGRARPALHLAKDTGYSFPSGHVLGTLLVLSIIWIMLVPMINQKAGMVIVRTLLVVWLILVMLSRVYLNAHFPTDVVGAATLAYFWLQIAEYLYVRFAPSMVQMKLFHNSTY, encoded by the coding sequence ATGATGATTAAAAGAGATCCAAGTCGTCCTTATAAGTTAGTGATTGCCGGCTTGTTAACTTTGATTTTAGCAATTGCCGTGAAGGGGAACTGGGGCTTCATTAACTTTTTAGACACAATTGGAACGGGAATTGTTCAACACTGGAATTCCAACACGATGACGAGTTTCTTCACCATCGTGAGCTTCATTGCTAGTCCGAAGCTGGACGTGATCTGGATGGTGTTGTTAGCCTTTATTCTGTGGGGGTGCCGGGCTAAGGTACCGGCGGTCTTTGCCCTCTGTTTGCTTTTTGGAGGAGATGCCCTCGGATTTATTGTAAAACACATCGTGGGACGGGCACGGCCAGCGCTTCATTTAGCCAAAGATACGGGATACAGTTTTCCGAGCGGGCACGTTTTAGGAACGTTGTTAGTCTTGAGCATCATTTGGATCATGCTGGTGCCCATGATTAATCAAAAGGCCGGGATGGTCATTGTGCGCACATTGCTCGTGGTGTGGTTAATCCTGGTAATGTTGTCACGAGTTTATTTGAACGCCCACTTTCCCACAGATGTAGTGGGAGCGGCCACGTTAGCATACTTCTGGTTGCAAATTGCCGAATACCTGTACGTCCGTTTTGCTCCCAGCATGGTACAGATGAAACTCTTTCACAATAGTACTTACTAA
- a CDS encoding LysR family transcriptional regulator, with product MNRFAVFQKIIETGSFTKAAQELGYTQSSVSQTVASLEAEFNVQLLQRSRRGVRLTPAGQKLYPEFQHLLRQYEDAQTLAHQINGLETGTVRIGASNSTSRYWLPGLIKGFEALHPHVHFTLYQGDYDEILADIKRGRVDLGFLKRTLTQGLTTVPLKREKLVAVMPKDHPLAGNPVVSLAKLKEQSHNIILIPEGTHSDVRAAFAKIGVNPEIKDQIQDDYTVMAMVEAGLGVSLVSELMVGNSDFQIATAQTQPEVAQAIEIACKNPAGLSIASQHFLKYVVSQRDYLA from the coding sequence ATGAATCGTTTCGCCGTGTTCCAAAAAATTATCGAAACCGGAAGCTTTACCAAAGCCGCTCAGGAACTGGGTTATACCCAATCTTCCGTTAGCCAAACCGTCGCGAGTCTTGAAGCAGAGTTTAACGTCCAACTCCTCCAACGGTCCCGACGAGGAGTCCGCTTAACGCCGGCGGGACAAAAACTTTATCCAGAATTTCAACACCTTTTGCGTCAGTACGAAGATGCTCAAACATTAGCGCATCAAATCAACGGATTGGAAACTGGAACCGTCCGTATTGGGGCCAGTAACAGCACTTCGCGCTACTGGCTCCCCGGATTAATCAAGGGGTTTGAAGCCCTCCATCCCCACGTCCATTTCACCCTCTATCAAGGCGATTACGACGAGATTCTCGCTGACATTAAACGGGGCCGCGTTGACCTGGGCTTTTTAAAACGCACCTTGACCCAGGGGCTAACCACGGTGCCCCTCAAACGAGAAAAGTTAGTCGCAGTCATGCCCAAGGATCATCCGTTGGCGGGAAATCCGGTGGTCTCCTTAGCCAAATTAAAGGAGCAGTCTCATAACATCATCCTGATTCCAGAAGGCACCCACAGTGACGTTCGGGCGGCCTTTGCCAAAATCGGAGTTAATCCAGAGATCAAGGATCAGATTCAAGACGACTACACCGTCATGGCGATGGTCGAAGCCGGGTTAGGCGTGAGTTTAGTCTCAGAGCTCATGGTCGGCAACTCTGACTTTCAAATTGCAACGGCTCAAACCCAACCGGAAGTCGCTCAGGCAATCGAAATTGCCTGTAAGAATCCAGCTGGACTTTCGATTGCTAGTCAACATTTTCTTAAATACGTGGTATCCCAACGCGATTATTTGGCATAA
- a CDS encoding APC family permease translates to MWKRIFRQESVAHYLQADARLKRTLNAWDLVALGIGAVIGTGIFILPGHEAAQHAGPAVAIAFLLAALLSGVVGMAYAEFSSAMPIAGSAYSFGTVIYGEIVGWLIGWALILEYFLAVSAEATGFAAYFNNNLLAPLGVHLPKALQAGPMEGGIVNLTAVLIILVIAVIIAKGADLSKKVENTAVIVKITIIILFIGLGVFYVKSSNYVPFYPQQFHGAPLGLGGISTAAATVFFAFIGFDALAANSAETINPKRNVVRGILGTVLIAVVLYVAFSLVLVGMVHYTQLNVDDPAAYALHVVHLDGWNKLITIGALFGIFTAMVTMFFGGSRLVYALGRDGLLSQKMGKVDEKSQVPRNAVVIALVVQAFFAGVVPLEQLASLINAGTLLAFACISFGVIPLRHRKDIPNDGFKMPWYPVLPVLAGLCSIYFIIMLPNATKIAVGLWLIVGVIVYFAYGLWHSKLQQGSKATE, encoded by the coding sequence ATGTGGAAACGAATTTTTCGCCAGGAATCAGTTGCGCACTACCTCCAGGCGGATGCCCGCTTAAAGCGGACTTTGAACGCCTGGGACTTAGTGGCACTGGGAATTGGAGCGGTCATTGGAACCGGAATCTTTATCCTGCCGGGTCACGAAGCAGCGCAACACGCGGGACCGGCCGTAGCAATTGCTTTCTTACTAGCGGCCCTGTTATCCGGGGTGGTGGGCATGGCCTACGCCGAATTCTCGTCGGCGATGCCGATTGCCGGCTCGGCGTACTCATTTGGAACGGTGATCTATGGAGAAATTGTGGGGTGGCTAATTGGCTGGGCCCTAATTTTGGAATACTTCTTGGCGGTTTCCGCTGAAGCAACTGGATTTGCAGCCTACTTTAACAATAACCTATTGGCACCGTTAGGCGTGCACCTTCCGAAGGCTCTGCAAGCTGGGCCGATGGAAGGCGGGATCGTGAATCTGACGGCGGTTTTAATTATTTTGGTGATTGCGGTTATTATCGCGAAGGGCGCCGACTTATCTAAAAAGGTCGAAAACACGGCGGTAATCGTGAAGATTACAATCATCATTCTTTTCATTGGACTCGGGGTCTTCTACGTTAAATCAAGTAACTACGTGCCGTTTTACCCTCAGCAATTTCACGGGGCGCCCTTGGGGTTAGGGGGAATTTCAACGGCGGCTGCTACCGTCTTCTTTGCCTTCATCGGATTTGATGCCTTAGCCGCTAATTCAGCGGAAACCATCAACCCCAAACGCAACGTGGTGCGGGGCATTCTGGGGACCGTTTTAATCGCGGTAGTTCTCTACGTGGCTTTTTCCCTGGTACTAGTGGGAATGGTGCACTACACCCAATTGAATGTGGATGATCCCGCTGCCTACGCGCTCCACGTGGTGCATCTTGATGGTTGGAACAAGCTGATTACAATTGGGGCTTTGTTTGGAATCTTTACTGCGATGGTCACGATGTTCTTTGGTGGTTCCCGGTTGGTGTACGCCCTGGGGCGTGACGGGCTTTTGTCCCAAAAGATGGGTAAGGTGGACGAAAAGAGTCAAGTCCCCCGGAATGCAGTGGTGATTGCCTTGGTGGTGCAGGCCTTCTTTGCGGGAGTCGTTCCATTGGAACAACTAGCTTCTTTGATTAACGCGGGAACCCTACTGGCCTTTGCCTGCATCTCCTTTGGCGTTATTCCGCTACGTCACCGGAAGGATATTCCAAACGACGGGTTTAAGATGCCCTGGTATCCAGTGCTACCGGTCTTGGCCGGATTGTGTAGCATTTATTTCATCATAATGTTGCCAAATGCCACTAAAATTGCCGTGGGGCTCTGGCTGATTGTGGGAGTAATCGTTTACTTTGCCTATGGACTCTGGCACTCGAAGTTACAACAAGGATCCAAAGCAACTGAATAA